Part of the Desulfobulbaceae bacterium genome is shown below.
GGCACCGTGATTCCGGCCAACTCACACCGCCCGCAAAAATCATAGAAATCACGATTATCAAAAAAAAGCTGGGCGACAATATAATCAGCCCCGGCATCGACCTTAGCCTTCAAGTACTCAATTTCACGTAAGCGGTTGGGGGTGCCAGGGTGACCTTCAGGAAATCCCGCCACCCCAACGCACATATTCGGGAAATTCTCCTTAATAAACGCCACCAGTTCAGCAGCATAGAGAAAGCCATCTTTAGGCTGCACAGAATCCTCCTGGCCCTTAGGAGGATCACCACGCAAGGCCAGAATATTTTCCACCCCACTCTGCTGAAAACGATCCAGAATCGATCGCATCTCACCTTGAGAGTGTCCAACACAGGTAAGATGCGAAACCACGGTAATATTGGTCTCCCTCTGAATTCTCCCCACCAGATTATGGGTATGCTCCCTGGTCGTCCCTCCCGCCCCATAAGTCACACTCAGATATGCAGGCTTTAAAGGTATCAGCTCAGCTATGCTCATAAACAAACGCTCCCAACCATCATCGGTCTTGGGCGGGAAAAATTCCAAACTCA
Proteins encoded:
- the metF gene encoding methylenetetrahydrofolate reductase [NAD(P)H], with product MLVKDIIARRQPTMSLEFFPPKTDDGWERLFMSIAELIPLKPAYLSVTYGAGGTTREHTHNLVGRIQRETNITVVSHLTCVGHSQGEMRSILDRFQQSGVENILALRGDPPKGQEDSVQPKDGFLYAAELVAFIKENFPNMCVGVAGFPEGHPGTPNRLREIEYLKAKVDAGADYIVAQLFFDNRDFYDFCGRCELAGITVPIIAGIMPITSRQGMVRMAELAAGSRIPAKLLKAVERAGSDEQVAKVGVHWATEQVRDLLDHGVRGIHFYTLNNSSEILKIYEALGVSDSDQLSS